In Mytilus trossulus isolate FHL-02 chromosome 10, PNRI_Mtr1.1.1.hap1, whole genome shotgun sequence, the DNA window CAAAGTTTATAAACGTTTACTCGCATaactaaataaaaagaaatctgttgttgttgtttgctATAAATGATATATGGCAGAACGTTTCCTCTTCATTTAATCtgcaaaaatgtaaatgaattgataatttgcatgatgaaatacttgccactggtcATTGAGTTGAAATACACAGCCCATCTGAACTTAAAAAGAAAGgatatgttttcatttaaataccTATACATGTACACTGTCTCCCTCTTCCTTATGATAATTCTTAATAGCCAGATTTGGTCCTCACtcagttttattaaaatttgtacatTAGGAAGGCAAGGGTTATTAATAGTTCAAATCTCGAATAAAGAGATGTGTCATTTTAGGCAATGCTACAACTATAAACCAGAGTCCTTTTTGGTGTGAGTTAAAGAactacagtcttcaacaatgagcaaaatgaAAACTGTATAGTAAGTGTTAAAAGATTTGAAACCCTATAATATTATCATGATTTCTTTATCTTTAAAGAATAAAGGAATCATAAATCATAATAACATGAAAAAGTAAAACGTATTGAACgatctttcttttatttaccaatttgtataaaaatgtttacataagtttattatatatattttagatcCATTAACATCTGGAGTTGTGGCCGTGGCAGCTGGAGTTACTGCAACTGTAGCCGCACCCTTTGTACTTAGTGCTGCAGGTTTTGGAGCAGCAGGAGTAGCGGCTGGTACTGTGGCTGCCTGGGTACAGGTAACTTTTCTATAACAGTAAACAAATAGATTGCAATTTGTTTGGATAAAAAACATCAAAGATACCtaccttacattttttttagatagactcttgTTTCctctatacaaatatatcattccagcgttaaaaatgaaagtaaatgaAGTATTGGGTATGCATTGTATGTTTATTGATTATACACGTAAACATAATACAATATACAACAACAAAGAAAATcttcttataaaaaaagaagatgtgctatgattgccactaagacaactctccacaaggaccaaaatgacacagatattgaCTTTACGACCCGGCTTCGACAatgcccatactgcatagtcagctttaataAAAGGCCaatgttaaaaaattcaaacgagaaactaagggccttatttatgttaaaaaatgaccaaaaaaaacatatatgtaacacatgaaaataaaataatgttttaatagaattgagaatgtaCATGGGGGAATGTGTAAAAAAGACAtaaacctgaccaaagagcagataacagcctaAGGCACACAAGgggtcttcaatatagcgagaaCATTTTAGGTATTCTATAGACATGCATATGCACTAtcgataaagaaaaaaaatgtactatttAAGGACACCCTTTTTCACAACtttaatttgtacttgtttttgcCTCTTCTTTCAGACCCCGATAACTGCAGCTGGTGGATGGTTTGCTGTTTGCCAAAGTGCTGGTGTTTTAGGGATGGCAGCCTCGACAAAAGTAGCGATAGGAGCAACAGTAGGGACCGTAGCTGGTGCAgtcacaaaatatataaaataaaagtcagCGTTCAATAGCGAATTTCGAAAAATgtgcttattttttttgaaacattataatTACAACTTTGTGAATATGTTATGAGATTATCAGTCAACTTAATTTATTTTCGGCCTAcgcattttcaataaaatgttatttagaTGTCGGTGTTTTAATATTAAGTTAGAGATTACTGGTCTGTATGTGACTAAACAATATTTTGCTTTCAAGTTCTCCGCCTCGGATGTTTAttggtacaaaaaaatgtagCATGTTCGCATAGAGTGAGGAAATTGTAAGTTTGAATTATGAACGGGTCAAAACAATGATTTAGATTAGTTCTTGCTGGTCCTCAGCAAAGCGTGCCGCAATAAGGAGTATATAATTATTGGCACTGATCGAGTCATAATAATGTGTCCATGTAGGCTGTAATGTTTATATCTTCCCTTGTAAATTAACATGCTGTACAATGTAAGTCATAATCAACTTGTCGATCCAGTTCAGGCTAATTAAAATTAGATTGCCTGAATATACAGTTATTTACTACTAGCTATAATTTCTCACTTTTCTGATAAATGGGAGCTAATCCAATTTGAATAATGTTATATAGTCCTTGTAGgaatttgctttatttttattatatcatatgTATAGCTTTGTTAATTTCGCttcaaaaaacaattgaaatcaCACTGTTTTTTCTCGGATTTGATTATTCAGAATTGTACAAACAAACTAATTTAGAAGAAGACTTCTGATTGGAAATGAAGAAATCAAGTCATTTATCATAATGGTTACACTTTTAGAATGTCAGAAATTAAGACGTACAAAAGCCCAAtctcaagattttttttattgcatgtaCCTCTTTCTTAATGTTTTCAGTCACGGGAACTTTGGTTTGCAactacttttattttctttagcGCATATTccttaagcctcggtcacaccttactgGATAGCTCGCTCGAatggacgcctaacggataactttttttcaatccgttcatgcaTGTCCGTaagacgtccgttcttatccgtaaggcgtccgtccatatccgttgcatgtccgttaagtGTTTATtcgtcgacgtccgttctgtccggtggaaaattttgagcatgttcaaaactttgaacggacgtcccaTGGATGAAATGTCCGTTTgacgtccgttttgtacggtgctcgtccgtttcgtttccgttttgtatccgttacgtgtccgttatacatccgttggaggtctggcagataaattcaccaacggacttcttACGGACGTCTAACagataaaacggatgttgaacgaaTGTGAAACGGACTTCTACTGCACGTATAACGAATtaaacggatgatgaacggatctgaaacggataaaaTGCCGATTGAAAATTTCTCATCAGGAATGCCAATTAGATTTCTTAAGGTttgtgaattcttattattcttaATCGATCTTAGAGTACGGACACatcttcacaatcaagcagctGTTATTCAGGTCAGACACTGCCCTTTAGcggcattttgaagaacaaacgaAAACTAGTTACGCACAATATTTTCAGTATTAATGCGATTTACATGCattattattgtcgcctttaattttttcgtatatcttgtttatccgttttatccggtacgcttccgttaggtgtccgttttatgcggttctcgtccgttggatgtacattcgacatccgttctgtccggtacgtcTCCATTTCTCGTCCGTtgcatatccgttgcatgtccgttatgTATAAACGTATTCACACTTTTGGTTTTTAGCTGAATCTTGCCTCCGAATGACCTTAGATCTACTCCGAATcaccttttgacgtcaagcaacaattacttttaaattgtgacgtcaaatatttcaatttatgatgtcaaagtttacgggaacctgtgtgatttttcgtaatggcggacaaatttgcatacaagtgtaaatacgtctattcgttaggcgtccgttttagTTGGTCAttacatcaacggactcccaacggataacaaatttgtcaacggacaacttttattttcatccgttaggcgtccatTCGTcttatccggtaaggtgtgaccaaTGCTTTATAAAC includes these proteins:
- the LOC134686201 gene encoding interferon alpha-inducible protein 27-like protein 2B, whose protein sequence is MPNPLTSGVVAVAAGVTATVAAPFVLSAAGFGAAGVAAGTVAAWVQTPITAAGGWFAVCQSAGVLGMAASTKVAIGATVGTVAGAVTKYIK